Proteins encoded in a region of the Streptomyces sp. NBC_00310 genome:
- a CDS encoding ribose-phosphate diphosphokinase, translating into MRDIAVFTGSAHPELADEVCAHLGVPLSPSRVSRFANDCLEVQLQANCRERDVFLIQPLVAPVQEHLVELLLMCDAARGASAGRITVVMPHYSYARSDKKDAPRISIGGRLVADLMVSAGASRVLAMTLHSPQVHGFFSVPVDHLHALRELAAHFRRYDLTRTTVVSPDLGNAKEAAAFARMIGAQVAAGAKQRFADDRVSISSVIGEVAGRDVIVLDDEIAKGSTVLELLERLRELGPRSIRVACTHGLFAAGALKRLSEQPDILEIVCTNTVPVPVEERTEKLKVLSIAPALAEAVRRIHNGESVSALFDAPASE; encoded by the coding sequence GTGCGTGACATCGCCGTCTTCACCGGCAGCGCCCATCCCGAACTCGCCGACGAGGTGTGCGCGCACCTCGGGGTACCGCTGAGCCCGTCCCGGGTGAGTCGGTTCGCCAACGACTGTCTGGAGGTGCAGCTCCAGGCCAACTGCCGGGAGAGGGACGTGTTCCTGATCCAGCCGCTGGTCGCGCCGGTTCAGGAGCATCTCGTCGAGCTGCTGCTGATGTGCGACGCGGCGCGCGGCGCCTCGGCGGGCCGGATCACCGTGGTCATGCCGCACTACTCGTACGCCCGCTCGGACAAGAAGGACGCCCCGCGGATCTCCATCGGTGGCCGGCTGGTCGCCGATCTGATGGTGTCGGCGGGCGCCAGTCGCGTGCTCGCCATGACCCTGCACTCACCGCAGGTGCACGGCTTCTTCTCGGTGCCGGTCGATCATCTGCACGCGCTGCGCGAGCTGGCCGCGCACTTCCGGCGGTACGACCTGACGCGTACGACGGTCGTGTCACCGGATCTGGGCAACGCCAAGGAGGCGGCGGCGTTCGCGCGGATGATCGGCGCGCAGGTCGCCGCGGGTGCCAAGCAGCGGTTCGCGGACGACCGGGTGAGCATCAGCTCGGTGATCGGCGAGGTCGCCGGCCGGGATGTGATCGTCCTCGACGACGAGATCGCCAAGGGCAGCACCGTCCTGGAACTCCTGGAGCGGCTGCGGGAGTTGGGGCCGCGCTCGATCCGGGTGGCGTGCACCCACGGACTCTTCGCGGCGGGGGCGCTGAAGCGGCTGAGCGAGCAGCCCGACATCCTGGAGATCGTCTGCACCAACACCGTGCCCGTCCCGGTGGAGGAGCGCACCGAGAAGCTGAAGGTGCTCTCCATCGCCCCCGCGCTCGCGGAGGCCGTGCGCCGCATCCACAACGGCGAGTCCGTCAGTGCCCTGTTCGACGCGCCGGCGAGCGAATAG
- a CDS encoding HAD family hydrolase, with protein sequence MGRAAVFDVDGTLVDTNHVHVVAWWEAFRQGGHQVAMHDIHRAVGLPSGDLITHLLGEERDPQEKDALSAAHKALYGTYFDRLPALPDAGRLLRRLDGQGWSVVLATSASGTELAALRRAIGADDAITATASADDVAEGKPAPDPVEQALELAGAEAERSVFVGDTVWDMRAGARAGVHCVAVLCGGIPRPELEAAGAEAVFRNPAHLLAALEESPLGREE encoded by the coding sequence ATGGGTAGGGCTGCTGTTTTCGATGTCGACGGGACCCTTGTCGATACCAACCATGTGCATGTCGTCGCCTGGTGGGAGGCGTTTCGGCAGGGTGGGCATCAGGTGGCCATGCATGACATCCATCGGGCGGTGGGGCTGCCGTCCGGGGATCTGATCACGCATCTGCTGGGTGAGGAGCGGGATCCGCAGGAGAAGGACGCGCTGAGTGCGGCGCACAAGGCGCTGTACGGGACGTACTTCGACCGGCTGCCCGCGTTGCCGGACGCGGGGCGGCTGTTGCGGCGGCTCGACGGGCAGGGCTGGAGCGTGGTGCTGGCGACCTCGGCGAGCGGGACGGAGCTGGCCGCGTTGCGGCGGGCGATCGGGGCCGACGACGCCATCACGGCGACGGCGAGCGCCGATGACGTGGCCGAGGGGAAGCCCGCGCCGGATCCGGTCGAGCAGGCCCTGGAGCTGGCGGGGGCGGAGGCCGAGCGGTCGGTGTTCGTCGGGGACACCGTCTGGGACATGCGCGCCGGCGCCCGGGCGGGGGTGCACTGCGTGGCGGTGCTCTGCGGCGGCATTCCCCGGCCCGAACTGGAGGCGGCCGGCGCTGAGGCGGTGTTCCGGAATCCGGCCCACCTGCTGGCCGCACTGGAGGAGAGCCCGCTGGGCCGGGAGGAATGA
- a CDS encoding M15 family metallopeptidase, whose translation MTEIILMSDPKVAAVPVHDLDEPLVDVRRAGPLLVDERKADATGAYAHLRVGVLDRLVKAQTLLPDGLRLLFVEGYRPPSLQRAYFEEYAAEQRALHPDWPADRIHAAASRYVSPPGIAPHSAGAAVDLTLVDADGREVDFGTRVNASPEESAGACYTGADGISAEARAHRETLGAALTAAGLVNYPTEWWHWSYGDRYWALMTGAPAALYGPRELGA comes from the coding sequence ATGACCGAGATCATCCTGATGTCCGACCCGAAGGTGGCGGCCGTACCCGTCCACGACCTGGACGAGCCGCTCGTCGACGTACGCCGGGCCGGCCCCTTGCTGGTCGACGAGCGCAAGGCCGACGCCACGGGCGCCTACGCCCATCTGCGCGTCGGCGTGCTCGACCGGCTGGTCAAGGCCCAGACCCTGCTGCCGGACGGGCTGCGCCTGCTGTTCGTCGAGGGCTACCGGCCGCCGTCCCTGCAGCGCGCGTACTTCGAGGAGTACGCGGCCGAGCAGCGCGCCCTGCACCCCGACTGGCCCGCCGACCGCATCCACGCGGCGGCCAGCCGCTACGTCTCCCCGCCCGGGATAGCCCCGCACTCCGCGGGCGCCGCCGTGGACCTGACCCTCGTCGACGCCGACGGCCGTGAAGTGGACTTCGGTACACGGGTGAACGCCAGCCCCGAGGAGAGCGCCGGCGCCTGCTACACGGGGGCGGACGGCATCTCCGCCGAGGCCCGCGCCCACCGCGAGACGCTCGGCGCCGCCCTCACCGCGGCCGGCCTGGTCAACTACCCCACCGAGTGGTGGCACTGGTCGTACGGCGACCGCTACTGGGCCCTGATGACCGGCGCTCCGGCAGCGCTGTACGGGCCGCGCGAACTCGGTGCCTGA
- a CDS encoding FBP domain-containing protein translates to MKSLTEQDIRTSFVNCSKGEAKRISVPRDLEQRPWGDLDFLGWRDPGAPDRSYLVTERGGRLVGVTLRFPSAQRGFLHRSMCSLCLTTHRGGGVSLMTARKAGAAGREGNSVGLYMCADLACSLYVRGKKALDAGSRFEESLTTDEQIARTVGNLSAFLDKLYG, encoded by the coding sequence ATGAAGTCGCTCACCGAGCAGGACATCCGCACCTCGTTCGTCAACTGCTCGAAGGGGGAGGCGAAGCGGATCTCCGTGCCGCGTGATCTGGAGCAACGGCCCTGGGGGGACCTGGACTTCCTCGGCTGGCGTGACCCGGGCGCGCCCGACCGGAGCTATCTCGTCACCGAGCGCGGTGGGCGGCTCGTCGGTGTCACCTTGCGTTTCCCCTCCGCGCAGCGCGGCTTTCTGCACCGCAGCATGTGCTCGTTGTGTCTGACGACTCACCGGGGCGGCGGCGTCTCGTTGATGACGGCTCGTAAGGCGGGCGCGGCCGGGCGCGAGGGGAACTCCGTAGGCCTGTACATGTGCGCCGACCTGGCCTGTTCGCTGTATGTGCGGGGCAAGAAGGCCCTCGACGCGGGCAGCCGGTTCGAGGAGAGCCTCACGACGGACGAGCAGATCGCCCGGACGGTGGGCAATCTGTCCGCCTTCCTGGACAAGCTGTACGGCTGA
- a CDS encoding DUF4230 domain-containing protein, with product MTTSIKRTRLPGWAKLLTAVVILIVVLLAALRMLVFGGLDDVFGTEEHDRSGPTLLKSIQDMSRYDAASGNFQVVVDLEKDAKYLPDAIRGTRTLYVGAGTVDAYVDLGKVGENDVKVNDDRTSATINLPHAQLGKPALDTEHSYAVSKQRGLLDRFGDLFSDNPNSEQAVQRLAVKHIGDAAKDSKLTDRAEANTTDMLEGLLKSLGFKEVKVTYGS from the coding sequence ATGACGACGTCCATCAAGCGCACGCGTCTGCCCGGCTGGGCCAAGCTGCTCACCGCCGTGGTCATCCTCATCGTGGTGCTGCTGGCCGCCTTGCGGATGCTGGTCTTCGGGGGGCTGGACGACGTGTTCGGCACCGAGGAGCACGACCGCTCGGGGCCGACACTCCTGAAGTCCATCCAGGACATGAGCCGATACGACGCCGCCTCGGGCAACTTCCAGGTGGTCGTCGACCTGGAGAAGGACGCCAAGTACCTGCCGGACGCGATCCGCGGCACCCGCACGCTGTACGTCGGCGCGGGCACCGTCGACGCCTATGTCGACCTCGGCAAGGTCGGCGAGAACGACGTGAAGGTCAACGACGACCGCACGTCGGCCACCATCAACCTCCCGCACGCCCAGCTGGGCAAGCCGGCCCTCGACACCGAGCACTCCTACGCCGTCTCCAAGCAGCGCGGGCTGCTCGACCGCTTCGGCGATCTGTTCTCCGACAACCCCAACAGCGAACAGGCCGTGCAGCGCCTCGCCGTCAAGCACATCGGCGACGCCGCGAAGGACAGCAAGCTCACGGACCGCGCCGAGGCCAACACCACCGACATGCTCGAAGGGCTGCTGAAGTCCCTCGGCTTCAAGGAGGTGAAGGTGACGTACGGGTCCTGA
- a CDS encoding anti-sigma factor antagonist (This anti-anti-sigma factor, or anti-sigma factor antagonist, belongs to a family that includes characterized members SpoIIAA, RsbV, RsfA, and RsfB.), which translates to MSSDPTPPTIGYLRVRTDRGRTVLELHGEIDIAAAVEIIPHLDAATGRPGARIVIDLRHVEFFDCSGLRLLYRARQRVLDRDGELRLVCTHPLTLRVLKVTGLARLLPPAPSLDAALEQPEAASGTL; encoded by the coding sequence GTGTCGAGCGACCCCACACCGCCCACGATCGGGTACCTGCGCGTCCGCACGGACCGCGGCCGTACCGTGCTCGAACTGCACGGCGAGATCGACATCGCGGCGGCGGTGGAGATCATTCCGCACCTCGACGCGGCGACGGGCCGCCCCGGCGCCCGGATCGTGATCGACCTGAGGCACGTCGAGTTCTTCGACTGCTCCGGACTACGGCTGCTCTACCGGGCCCGGCAGCGGGTGCTCGACCGCGACGGCGAGCTGCGCCTGGTCTGCACCCACCCGCTCACCCTGCGCGTCCTCAAGGTCACCGGCCTGGCCCGGCTGCTGCCGCCCGCCCCGTCGCTGGACGCGGCCCTGGAGCAGCCCGAGGCCGCGTCCGGCACGTTATGA
- a CDS encoding PHP domain-containing protein, which translates to MDPVEALDRIAFLLERDRAPTYRVRAFRTAAAVLGALPADDVAERAATGSLESLKGVGPKTAQVAREALAGEVPGYLRKLEQEAEAPLTGGGAELMELIRGDCHVHSDWSDGGSPIEEMGRTAARLGHEWTVLTDHSPRLTVARGLSPERLREQLDVVAALNETWAPFRLLTGIECDILDDGSLDQEPELLDRLDVVVVSVHSKLRMDARAMTRRMVAAVRDPHSDVLGHCTGRLVTGRGRPESEFDAEAVFSACAETGTAVEINSRPERLDPPRGLLRAAVEAEVLFSIDTDAHAPGQLTWQVHGCARAEECGVPAERVVTTWGVEELLGWARDREVPGRVGVGGA; encoded by the coding sequence ATGGATCCCGTCGAGGCCCTGGACCGGATCGCTTTCCTGCTGGAACGTGACCGGGCCCCCACCTATCGCGTGCGCGCGTTCCGTACGGCCGCCGCCGTGCTCGGCGCGCTGCCGGCGGACGACGTGGCCGAGCGGGCGGCGACCGGCTCGCTGGAGTCGTTGAAGGGGGTCGGGCCGAAGACCGCTCAGGTGGCGCGCGAGGCGCTGGCCGGTGAGGTGCCGGGCTATCTGCGCAAGCTGGAACAGGAGGCCGAGGCCCCGCTCACGGGCGGTGGCGCGGAGCTGATGGAGCTGATCAGGGGAGACTGCCATGTGCACTCGGACTGGTCGGACGGCGGCAGCCCGATCGAGGAGATGGGCCGGACCGCCGCGCGCCTCGGCCACGAGTGGACGGTGCTCACCGACCACTCCCCCCGGCTGACCGTCGCCCGGGGCCTGTCCCCGGAGCGGCTGCGGGAGCAGCTCGACGTGGTGGCCGCGCTGAACGAGACGTGGGCACCGTTCCGGCTGCTCACCGGCATCGAGTGCGACATCCTCGACGACGGTTCGCTGGACCAGGAGCCCGAGCTGCTGGACCGGCTCGACGTGGTGGTGGTGTCCGTGCACTCCAAGCTGCGGATGGACGCGCGCGCGATGACCCGGCGGATGGTCGCCGCGGTCCGTGATCCGCACTCCGATGTGCTGGGGCACTGCACGGGGCGGCTCGTCACCGGGCGAGGGCGGCCCGAGTCGGAGTTCGACGCGGAGGCGGTGTTCTCGGCGTGCGCGGAGACGGGGACGGCCGTGGAGATCAACTCCCGGCCGGAGCGGCTGGATCCGCCTCGGGGGCTGTTGCGGGCCGCGGTGGAGGCGGAGGTGTTGTTCTCGATCGACACGGATGCGCATGCGCCGGGGCAGTTGACGTGGCAGGTGCATGGGTGTGCTCGGGCGGAGGAGTGCGGGGTGCCGGCGGAGCGGGTGGTGACGACGTGGGGGGTGGAGGAGCTTCTCGGGTGGGCTCGGGACCGGGAGGTTCCTGGTCGGGTGGGGGTGGGGGGTGCCTAG
- a CDS encoding MarR family winged helix-turn-helix transcriptional regulator, translated as MVGTKAPPSLLYMVKQVELVVRSRLDELVKPAGITALQYTSLTVLERHDGLSAAQLARDSFVTAQSIADLVRSLENRGLVRRERNPRNRRELLILLTDEGRELLAHYAEPMRDLEERMIRDLTAHQADQFRLALSKAWHALS; from the coding sequence ATGGTCGGCACCAAGGCACCTCCCTCCCTCCTCTACATGGTCAAGCAGGTTGAGCTCGTTGTCCGCTCGCGCCTGGACGAGCTGGTGAAACCGGCCGGGATCACGGCCCTGCAGTACACGTCCCTCACCGTCCTGGAGCGGCATGACGGGCTCTCGGCCGCCCAGCTCGCCCGCGACTCGTTCGTCACGGCCCAGTCCATCGCGGATCTCGTACGAAGTCTCGAGAACCGCGGACTCGTGCGCCGGGAGCGCAACCCGCGCAACCGGCGCGAGCTGCTGATCCTGCTGACCGACGAGGGACGCGAGCTGCTCGCCCACTACGCCGAGCCCATGCGCGACCTGGAGGAACGCATGATCCGCGACCTCACCGCGCACCAGGCCGACCAGTTCCGGCTGGCACTGTCGAAGGCGTGGCACGCCCTGTCCTAG
- a CDS encoding VanZ family protein, protein MARTTARSRSTTSGRRSPAAPQGRRPLPLPLRLLAMALAFMVMVAFGAVLAGLTLQPSPASEALTHSNLRPGSSLELYWHHPDPRDALKQVGGNILLGLPFGILLPVLAPGARGLLRVPALTALMMLLVELVQGALVTGRAFDIDDVILNTTGALLGYLLLGRRLGRAVHARAPREPKAAQARRKAPAQRKDPARPKAPRGRWTQRLRVGRKGASAGSK, encoded by the coding sequence ATGGCCCGTACCACGGCACGTTCCCGTTCCACGACCTCCGGCCGCCGTTCCCCGGCGGCCCCACAGGGTCGACGACCACTCCCGCTGCCCCTGCGGCTGCTGGCGATGGCGCTCGCCTTCATGGTCATGGTGGCGTTCGGCGCGGTGCTGGCCGGGCTCACCCTCCAGCCGTCCCCGGCGTCGGAGGCGCTCACCCACAGCAACCTCCGCCCCGGCAGCTCCCTGGAGCTCTACTGGCACCATCCCGACCCCCGCGACGCGCTCAAACAGGTCGGCGGGAACATCCTGCTGGGCCTGCCGTTCGGGATCCTGCTGCCCGTACTGGCGCCCGGCGCGCGCGGCCTGCTGCGTGTGCCCGCCCTGACCGCGCTGATGATGCTGCTGGTCGAGCTGGTGCAGGGCGCGCTCGTCACCGGACGCGCGTTCGACATCGACGACGTCATCCTCAACACGACGGGTGCGCTGCTGGGCTATCTGCTGCTGGGCCGGCGCCTCGGCCGGGCGGTGCACGCGCGAGCCCCGCGCGAACCGAAGGCCGCGCAGGCCCGGCGGAAGGCGCCGGCCCAGCGGAAGGACCCGGCCCGGCCGAAGGCTCCGCGCGGCCGCTGGACCCAGCGGCTGCGCGTCGGCCGCAAGGGGGCTAGCGCAGGGTCCAAGTGA
- a CDS encoding SDR family oxidoreductase encodes MNGESGGRIVVTGATGNVGTSLVRLLAEDAEVGQVRGLARRVPEWAPAKTDWSAVDVGSEEADLVKEFEGADAVVHLAWAFQPTHDPAATWRTNVLGSMRVFEAVAAAEVPTLVHASSVGAYSPGPKGHAVDESWPTHGWPDAAYCREKAYLERALDSFEHENPGVRVVRMRPAFLFKRESASEQRRIFGGRFLPGQLARPELLPFLPDIPGLKVQTLHTDDAAQAYRLALHTDVRGAFNLAAESPVDATLLSEVLDARPVKLPRVAARSAVAAAWNLRLLPASPHLFDAVLRLPLMDCSRARDELHWRPERTAVEVLEEFLEGLRQGAGAETEPLRGRKVG; translated from the coding sequence GTGAACGGAGAATCCGGCGGCAGGATCGTGGTCACCGGCGCCACCGGCAATGTGGGGACGAGTCTGGTGCGTCTGCTCGCGGAGGACGCGGAGGTAGGCCAGGTACGGGGACTGGCCCGTCGGGTTCCCGAGTGGGCGCCCGCGAAGACGGACTGGTCGGCCGTGGACGTGGGATCCGAGGAGGCCGATCTGGTCAAGGAGTTCGAGGGGGCGGACGCGGTCGTCCATCTCGCCTGGGCGTTCCAGCCGACGCACGATCCCGCCGCGACCTGGCGAACCAACGTGCTGGGCAGCATGCGGGTCTTCGAGGCGGTGGCGGCGGCCGAGGTGCCGACGCTGGTACACGCCTCGTCGGTCGGCGCCTACTCACCGGGACCGAAGGGTCACGCGGTCGACGAGTCGTGGCCCACCCACGGCTGGCCGGACGCCGCGTACTGCCGGGAGAAGGCGTATCTGGAGCGTGCCCTGGACTCCTTCGAGCACGAGAACCCCGGGGTGCGGGTGGTGCGGATGCGGCCCGCCTTCCTGTTCAAGCGGGAGTCGGCGAGCGAGCAGCGCCGCATCTTCGGCGGGCGTTTCCTGCCGGGACAGCTGGCCCGGCCCGAGCTGCTGCCGTTCCTGCCGGACATTCCCGGGCTGAAGGTGCAGACGCTGCACACCGACGACGCCGCGCAGGCGTACCGGCTGGCGCTGCACACCGACGTCCGCGGTGCCTTCAACCTCGCGGCGGAGTCGCCCGTGGACGCCACGCTGCTCAGCGAGGTGCTGGACGCCCGTCCGGTGAAGCTGCCCCGGGTCGCGGCCCGCTCGGCGGTCGCCGCCGCGTGGAACCTGCGGCTGCTGCCCGCCTCACCGCATCTCTTCGACGCCGTCCTGCGGCTGCCGCTGATGGACTGCAGCAGGGCTCGTGACGAGCTCCACTGGCGGCCCGAGCGCACAGCGGTGGAGGTGCTGGAGGAGTTCCTGGAGGGGCTGCGGCAGGGCGCCGGGGCGGAGACGGAGCCGCTGCGGGGGCGGAAGGTCGGCTGA
- a CDS encoding phosphotransferase family protein: MDDGERARRVLAAAGLPPESLAERLPLDGGTYNTVEELRLTDGTRLIVKVPPPSTTPGLAYESELLGAEIEFCRAAESVGVPAPRVAGAALDETAPTGRHLLLTYCPGGGWDGLEPTQEASLRRELGGLVARLHRVTGPGFGYPSGTFGPLAADWRTAFTAIYDGVLADARRFRAWLPLPVDEVARTAKAAYDALDEVTVPRLVHFDLWQGNILVERGETPRVGGLIDGERMFWGDPVADFVSLALLGDIRQDADFLTGYQEAGGEVEFTASVRRRYALYRSYLYLIMLVEVVPRALDDGDVAWRREAVAPQLTAALDELRDLS; encoded by the coding sequence GTGGACGACGGGGAGCGCGCGCGGCGTGTCCTGGCGGCGGCGGGGCTGCCGCCCGAGAGCCTCGCGGAGCGGCTGCCGCTCGATGGCGGCACGTACAACACGGTCGAAGAGCTGCGCCTCACCGACGGCACCCGGCTGATCGTCAAGGTCCCCCCGCCGTCCACCACCCCCGGCCTGGCCTACGAGAGCGAACTCCTCGGTGCCGAGATCGAGTTCTGCCGGGCCGCCGAGAGCGTCGGCGTCCCCGCGCCCCGGGTGGCCGGAGCCGCCCTCGACGAGACCGCGCCGACCGGCCGCCACCTCCTGCTCACGTACTGCCCGGGCGGCGGATGGGACGGACTGGAGCCCACCCAGGAGGCGTCACTGCGGCGCGAGTTGGGCGGTCTGGTGGCCCGGCTCCACCGGGTGACCGGCCCCGGGTTCGGGTACCCGTCCGGCACGTTCGGCCCCCTCGCCGCCGACTGGCGCACCGCCTTCACCGCCATCTACGACGGTGTCCTCGCCGACGCCCGCCGCTTCCGGGCCTGGCTGCCCCTCCCCGTGGACGAGGTGGCCCGTACCGCGAAGGCCGCGTACGACGCCCTCGACGAGGTGACCGTGCCGCGGCTGGTCCACTTCGACCTGTGGCAGGGCAACATCCTCGTCGAGCGCGGGGAGACTCCACGTGTCGGTGGTCTGATCGACGGTGAGCGCATGTTCTGGGGCGACCCGGTCGCGGACTTCGTCTCGCTGGCTCTCCTGGGCGACATCCGGCAGGACGCCGATTTCCTGACGGGCTATCAGGAGGCTGGCGGAGAAGTCGAGTTCACGGCTTCGGTCCGCAGGCGCTACGCCCTCTACCGCAGCTACCTCTACCTGATCATGCTGGTCGAGGTGGTGCCGCGCGCCCTGGACGACGGAGACGTCGCCTGGCGGCGGGAGGCGGTGGCGCCGCAGCTGACGGCGGCCCTGGACGAACTGCGCGACCTTTCCTGA
- a CDS encoding FUSC family protein: MRDVRGVWDLIGTRVAKWRQDPVIVQSVRSAAAATVAYVVALQLSPEAAPLTAPLTALLVVQVTLYATLTTGIRRVNSVVAGVVIAIGFSVLVGLTWWSLALIILASLAVGHLVRVSEFVPEVAISAMLVLGVTRVGDTAWARVVETLIGAVVGLAFNLLLAPPVWVEAAGESIEDLARRMRRLMIRVGEEAAGRTPAEAAAARLHEARELDFDIVEVDAALKQAEDSLKLNPRVREGLLHRVVLRTGLDTLEICTVVLRVLARTLTDLAREREPSPLFSAQVGAAIEQLLAEIGDAVVSFAVLVTTDVSRSAESAEDRLAAELSTATATRDKLAQLLLEGVQRDPGHWQLHGAVLTEVNRILDELDTEHRSQRLLEELDRCTREQRERSPRLTRLRDRVRIPRPLRRNRSGLAGRAKSRPTK, encoded by the coding sequence ATGCGAGACGTACGTGGTGTGTGGGACCTGATCGGCACCCGGGTCGCCAAATGGCGGCAGGACCCGGTGATCGTGCAGTCGGTGCGGTCGGCGGCGGCCGCCACGGTGGCCTATGTGGTGGCGTTGCAGCTCAGTCCGGAGGCGGCGCCCCTGACGGCTCCGCTGACCGCGCTCCTCGTCGTGCAGGTGACCCTCTACGCCACGCTCACCACCGGGATCCGACGGGTGAACTCGGTGGTGGCCGGCGTGGTCATCGCCATCGGCTTCAGCGTCCTGGTCGGCCTCACCTGGTGGAGCCTCGCCCTGATCATCCTGGCCTCGCTCGCGGTGGGGCATCTGGTGCGGGTGAGCGAGTTCGTGCCCGAGGTGGCGATCAGCGCGATGCTGGTGCTCGGGGTGACCCGGGTCGGTGACACGGCGTGGGCGCGGGTTGTGGAGACGCTGATCGGCGCGGTCGTCGGGCTCGCCTTCAACCTCCTGCTCGCCCCCCCGGTGTGGGTGGAGGCGGCCGGTGAGTCCATCGAGGACCTGGCCCGGCGGATGCGGCGGCTGATGATCCGCGTCGGCGAGGAGGCCGCGGGCCGCACCCCGGCGGAGGCCGCGGCGGCCCGGCTCCACGAGGCCCGGGAACTCGACTTCGACATCGTCGAGGTGGACGCGGCCCTCAAGCAGGCCGAGGACAGCCTGAAGCTCAATCCGCGTGTACGGGAGGGTCTGCTGCACCGGGTGGTGCTGCGCACCGGGCTGGACACGCTGGAGATCTGCACGGTGGTCCTCAGGGTGCTGGCCCGCACCCTGACCGACCTCGCCCGTGAGCGCGAGCCGAGTCCGCTGTTCTCCGCCCAGGTGGGGGCGGCCATCGAGCAGCTGCTCGCCGAGATCGGTGACGCCGTGGTCAGCTTCGCGGTGCTGGTCACGACCGACGTCAGCCGGAGCGCCGAGTCCGCGGAGGACCGGCTCGCCGCCGAGCTGTCGACAGCCACCGCGACCCGCGACAAGCTGGCGCAGTTGCTCCTCGAAGGGGTCCAGCGGGACCCCGGTCACTGGCAACTGCACGGTGCCGTGCTGACGGAGGTCAACCGCATACTGGACGAGCTGGACACCGAGCACCGCTCCCAGCGGCTCCTGGAGGAGCTCGACCGCTGCACCCGTGAACAGCGCGAGCGCTCACCCCGGCTCACGCGCCTCCGCGACCGCGTGCGCATCCCACGCCCCCTTCGGCGGAACCGGTCGGGCCTCGCCGGTCGTGCTAAGTCACGTCCTACCAAGTGA